GCTAGCCAATGCCGTAAAGGTAACCCTGGGCCCTAAGGGGCGGAACGTCATTATTGAGAAGACCTTCGGGTCCCCCACCATTACCAAGGACGGGGTCACGGTGGCCAAAGAGATCGAGCTGGAGGACAAGTTCGAAAACATGGGGGCCCAGATGGTCAAGGAGGTGGCCTCCAAGACCAGCGATGTGGCCGGTGACGGAACCACCACGGCCACCGTACTGGCCCAGTGCATCTTCCGGGAAGGGTCCAAACTGGTGGCTGCGGGAGTAAACCCCATGGCCCTCAAGCGGGGCATTGATAAGGCGGTAGAGGTGGTGGTCAAGGAGCTGGAGAAGCTGGCCAAGCCCTGCAAGGATCGCCAGGAGATCGCCCAGGTGGCTACTATCTCTGCGAACAATGACGAGACCATCGGGAATATCATCGCCGACGCCATGGACAAGGTGGGCAAAGAGGGCGTGATCACCGTAGAGGAGTCCAAGAGCCTCGAGACCTATCTCGACGTAGTAGAAGGGATGCAGTTTGACCGCGGCTACATCTCTCCCTACTTCGTCACCGATCCCGACAAGATGGAGTGCGTCCTCGAGGACCCCTACATCCTGATCCACGACAAAAAGATCAGCTCCATGAAGGATCTCCTCCCGGTTCTGGAGCAGGTGGTCCGTTCCGGGAAACCCCTTCTGGTAATTGCCGAGGACGTAGAGGGCGAGGCCCTGGCCACCCTGGTGGTGAATAAGCTCCGGGGAGTGCTCAATTGTTGCGCGGTAAAGGCCCCGGGCTTTGGAGAGCGGCGCAAGGCCATGCTCCAGGATATCGCCATCCTTACGGGCGGGACCCTGATCTCCGAGGAACTGGGCCTCAAGCTGGAAAATGCCCAGCTCAAGGACCTTGGTCGGGCCCGGCGGGTGGTAGTGACCAAGGAGCACACCACCATCATCGATGGGGCCGGCAAGAAGGAGGACATTGAGGCCCGGATCAAGCAGATCCGCGCCCAGATCGAGGAGACCACCTCGGACTACGATCGGGAGAAGCTCCAGGAGCGGCTGGCCAAGCTGGTGGGCGGCGTGGCGGTCATCTATGTGGGTGCGGCCACGGAGACCGAAATGAAGGAGAAGAAGGCCCGCGTGGAGGACGCTCTGAACGCTACTCGGGCCGCCGTGGAGGAGGGGATCGTGCCCGGTGGTGGTACGGCCTACCTACGGTGCCTGCCGGCCCTGGAAAAACTCCTGAACGAGATTGAAGACAATGACGAAAAACAGGGGGTTCGCATTATCATGCGGGCCCTGGAGGAGCCCTTGCGGCAGATTGCGGCCAACGCCGGTTTTGAGGGCTCCATCATCGTAGAGAAGGTCAAGGCCGAGGAGGGTAGCCGCGGCTTTAATGCCGCCAAGGGCGAGATCGAAGACCTCATGGCCTCCGGAGTGATCGATCCCAAGAAGGTCAGCCGCACGGCCCTCCAGAATGCGGCCTCCATTGCCGGACTGCTTCTCACCACCGAGGCCATGGTGGCCGAAAAGCCCAAGAAGGAGGAGAAGACCGGAGCCGGCGCTCCTCCGGAGTTCTAAGGAGATCTCCTAAGGGATCTAAAGGGCGGGCTGTGGCCCGCCCTTTTTTATTGGTCCTTAATCCGGGTAAAGGTAAAATGTATTTATGCGGCGGGTCCTTCTTTTGATCCTTTTATTTTTTTGGGCCCTTCCGGCCCTGGCCCTCATGAGCCCGGAAGAGGAGGCCGAGCTGGGCCAGAAGATCCTCTCGGAGATCCGGGCCCAGGCCCAGATCATTGAAGATCCGGAAATCACCCAGTACTTAGAACGTATCGGACACCGGCTCCTGCGCCAGGCTGGCCCCCACTACTTTCCCTTCCGCTTCTTGGTCCTGAAGGACAGTTCCCTTAACGCCTTTGCTCTTCCCGGAGGGTATATCTTCTTCACCTCCGGCCTGATCGAGGAGGTGGACCGCGAAGACGAACTGGCCGCGGTCATGGCTCACGAAATGGCCCACGTGCAGGCACGCCATGTGGCCCGGCGGCTTGAGGCCTTAAAACGGCTCCAGATCGCCACCGCCGGCCTTTCCCTAGCCGGCCTCCTCCTGGGAGGAGGAAAAGCCGGAAGCGCCGTGGCCGTCACCTCCTCGGCCCTGGCCCTTACCCGGGCCCTGGCCTACAGCCGAGCCGACGAAGAAGAAGCCGACCGTTTGGGCTTTGAATACCTGGTGAAGGCAGGCTACGATCCCGCGGCCTTTCTCTCCATCCTGGAGAAGATCACCCGGCACCGCTGGCTTCTTACGGAAACTGGCCCCAATTACCTTCTCACCCATCCTGCTCCCCCGGAACGGATTACCTATCTCGAAAACCTGGTGCGGCGCTACCCCTCCCCCAAGAAAACCTCTGGGGACCCCCTATATCTTCGCCGACTCCAGGTACGCCTCAAAGTCCTCACCCACGACCCCGGCACTTTAGTGGTCCGTTATCGGGAGGCCCTGAAGCTCTCCGAGGATCCCATGCTCCATTACGGCCTGGGATTGGCCCTGGCCCGGAGCCGCTTCTTTAACGAGGCCCTCCACGAACTCTCCCGAGTGGTCCAGGCCTTTCCAGACCGGGATTATTTCCGCCTGGATCTGGCCCAGGTCTATTTCGAGGCCGGACGCTACCGGGAGGCCGAGGCCTGGCTTAAGGACTATCTCTCGCGCCATCCGGGAAATCTCCGGGCCCGCTGGCTTTTGGCCCGCACCTATCAGGAACTCCGCCGCCCAAAGGAGGCCCTTTCCGCCTTTGAGGCCCTAGCCGAAAAGCTTTCCGATCTTCCCGAATTTCACTATCACTATGGACGCCTCCTTTCGGAAACCGGCCATGAAGGCCGGGCCCACTACCAGTTTGGCCGCTACTTCGCCCTTAAAGGGGACCTCCGGGTGGCCCGGTATCACTACCGCCAGGCCCTGAAATATCTTCCCGCAAAAGACCCCCTGAGAGAGGAAATTGCCCGGAAGCTCAAGGCGCTGGATTCCCATAAATCTTGATTTTTTCCGATATTTTAGGTAGGTAAAGTATAATGTTCATAGGTTTGCTTTTTGTGGCCGGAGCCTATCTTCTGGGATCCATCCCCTTTGCCCTGGTGGTGGCCCGGCCCTTCGGGATAGATCCCCGGCGGGCCGGCTCGGGGAATCCGGGGGCCACCAATGTGGCCCGGCTCTTGGGGAAAAAGTGGGGGGCCCTAGTCCTGGCCCTGGATCTGGGAAAAGCCCTCCTTCCCACCGCCTTGGCCCGGGCCTATCTTTCCGGGATTCCCGAGGGCCCCTGGTGGGTGGCGGCCACCGGTTTGGCGGCCTTTCTGGGGCATCTTTTTCCGGTCTGGCTGGGTTTCAGAGGAGGCAAGGGGGTGGCCAGCGCCGCCGGGGTACTGGCCGTGCTCTGTCCCAAAGCCCTGGCCCTCCTTCTTCCGGTCTTTGTCCTGGCCGTAGCCCTTTCCGGATACGTCTCTGTGGGTTCCCTGGCCGCGGCGGCTTTGGCCCCGCTGGGGGTCAAATTCCTCTATCCGGAGCCCGCTTACTTCTGGATGACCCTCTCCATGGCTATTCTCATCTGGGTCAAACACCGGGCCAACCTCCAGCGCCTCCTGCGGGGCGAGGAAAAGAGCTGGCGGAGGGCCTAAGTGAGCGTACGGGAGGAGCTCCAGAAAAAGGGTTACCAGGTAGGAAACTTCCTCCTGCGGACCTCAAAGGAGGAAATGGAGGTCTGGGTGGAGGGGGGAATCCCGGAGGGAGAGAACTGGGAGGAACTCAAGCGCCAGATGGAAGACCTCGGGATCACCGGTATCCTTGAGCGGCCCGAGGTCCGAGAAGACGGACGGGTGATTGTGGCCCGAGGAACCCCTCCGGTGCCGGGAGAAGACGCCCGGCTGGAACTCCTGGTGGATCTTTCTCACGGCCCCAGGGAGGTGGACAAACATCGGGTCAACTTCCGGGAGATGAACCTGGTGGTTTCCGTCCGGGCCGGCACCCCGGTAGTCAAAAAGATCCCCCCGCGTCCCGGCCAGCCCGGACACAACATCTGGGGAGAGATCATCTCCCCTCCTCCGGTCAAAGATGTGGACCTTATCCCGGGAGAGGGTTTCCGTTTGGATCAAGAAAACCAGGTCCTCATCGCCGAAAGATCCGGCTGTGTGGTAGAAAAACAGGGCCGTCTGAGCATCGAGCCCACCTACACTCTTGAAGGGGATGTGGACTGGGAGTCCGGAAACATCCGCTTCTTTGGAGAAAAACTCACCATCTCCGGCGGGGTAAAGCGAGGTTTTCGGGTAGAAGCCGAAGGGGAGGTGGAGATCGGAGGTGGAGTGGAGGATGCGGCCCGGATCGTAGTTCAGGGCAACCTGACTATCAGGGGGCTCATCCACGGGGAGAAAGCCTATATTGAATGTTCCGGAGACGCCGTCCTTCACAGTGTGGAGTACGCCACCATCAAAGTAGGGGGAAATCTTACCGTAAGGGATTACCTCCTTCAGGCCCGAGTGAAGGTGGGCCGAAACCTTACCGTGGTCGAAGGGCGAGGCCTGGTGGCCGCCGGGGAGATCCAGGTGGGAGAGGAGGCCACGGTGAAGGTGGCTGGAAACGATTCCTTTGTGCCCACCGTGTTTCGGATCGGGGCCCCGCCGGATCTCTACGAAGAAATTGAACACCTCCGGGGAGAACTCTCCCTTCTGGATGAGACCACGGAAAAATTACGCAAGGCGGTAGCCCTGGGGCTCAAATTAAAAAAGGAAGGGAAGCTCACCCCGGAGAAGCTCAAAATTCTGGCCAAGCTTCAAAAGGTCTATGGCGAAAAACTCCGGGCCCAGGCCGAGGCCCAGGAGAGGCTCCGCGAAAAGGAAGAAGCCCTTAAGGCCTATGGGGAATACACCTTCAAGATCCTGGAAAGGGCCTTTCCTGGGGTGCGGGTCTTTATCGGCCGCCACGAACACCAAGTAAAGGAGCTCCTCCAAGGGCCCGGAGAATTTTATTTGGAAGAAGGGCAGGTCAAGTTCCGGCCTTTAAGCCAGGAAGAGGCTTCTTAGGCGCTCTAGGAACCTTTCGGCCTCCTCCAGGCCTGGGAAGTCCAGGCGCAAGCGGGGCTTTCCCCGGGCCATCTCCACCTTCACCCGGGCCCCGGTGAGCCGGGAAAGTTCTTCCGAAAGGGCTAAAAGGTCCGGGTCTTCCGGGGGGGTTTTCCTGGGTCGAGGGCCCTCTTTGAGGCGCCTCACAAGGCGCTCGGTTTCCCGTACCGAAAGTCCCCGGCGCAGGACCTCCCTGCGGGCCGCAAGCATTAACTCCGGAGTCTCTAGGGCCAGCAGGGCCCGGGCATGGCCTGCCGAAAGACGGCCCTCCCAGAGGTCTTCCTTGATTTCTTCTGGAAGACGGAGGAGCCTTAAGGCGTTGGCCACCGTAGAACGGTCCTTGCCCACCCTTCGGGCCACCTCCTCCTGGGAGAAACCGAATTCCTCCATAAGGCGCCGGTAGCCCTCAGCCTCTTCCAGGGGGTTGAGATCTTCCCGCTGGAGGTTTTCCACCAGGGCTACCGCCAGGGCCTCTTCGTCGGAGAAGTTTTTTACCAAAACCGGCACTTCCCGCAGGCCGGCCATCCGGGCCGCACGCAGCCTCCTTTCCCCGGCCACCAGCTCGTAAGTTCCAGCCCCCACCTCCCGCACCAAGAGAGGCTGAAGCACCCCCTTTTCCCGGATGGATTCGGCCAGTTCCTGTAGATCTTCTTCAGAGAATCTCCGGCGAGGTTGAAAGGGCGAGGGCAAGATGGCCTCCACCGGGACCTCCCTCAACTCCCCTTCGGCCTCCGGTAGAAGGGCCGCCAGCCCCCTACCCAGACGCTTTTTCTTGGCGGGCACGTTCCTCCACCTCCTTGGCTAGTCTGCGAAAGGCCTCGGCCGCCGGCCCCCGGGGATCATAGACCGTGATGGGCTTTCCGTGGCTGGGGGCCTCGGAAAGCCGAACCGTCCGCGGAATCATCTCCTCAAATACCGTCCCCCGAAAGTGCCGCCGCACCTCCTCGGCCACCTCCCGGGAGAGGCGGTTACGCTTATCGTACATGGTAAGGATGATCCCGAAAAGAAAAAGGTCCCGGTTGAGGCCCTCCCTCACCCGCCGCAGGGTCCGCACCAGAAGAGAAAGTCCCTCCAGGGCGTAGTATTCACACTGGAGAGGGATGATCACCCCTTGGGAGGCACAGAGACCGTTTACGGTAAGGATCCCCAGGGAGGGGGGAAGATCCACCAAGACAAAGTGGTAGCGGGAAAAGAGCGGGGACAGGGTGCGCTGGAGGAGCCTTTCTCTTTCCGGAAGCTCCAGAAACTCCGCCTCCGCCCCGGCCAGCTCCACCGAGGAAGGGAGGAGATCCAGGCCGAAGGGGGTCTTTACCAGAAGCTTTTCCACCGGGACCCGCCCCACCAGGGCCGCATAGAGGGATCTTTCCGCCGAAACCCTTATCCCCAGACCGCTTGAGGCGTTGGCCTGGGGATCGGTATCCACCAGAAGGACCCGGCGACCCCGTTCGGCCAGAGCCGCAGCCAGATTTACGGCCACGGTGGTCTTGCCCACCCCGCCTTTCTGGTTGGCCAGAGCCAGGATCATGCGCCCGGAAGGTGCCGCTTAAGGAGCGCGGAAAGCTCCGCGAGGGTATAGGGTTTGCGCAGGATATCCGCAAAGAGTCCAAATTTGTCTCCCAAGGTCTCGGCTTCAAGGCTGTAGCCCGTAGAAAGGATGAGAGGCGGGAGATCCTTTTCTCCTCTCAGCCTTTCGGCGACCCACAGAGCCCCCTTTCCCCCCGGCACGGTAAGGTCCAGGATGAGAAGATCAAAGGGCCTCCCCTCGGCCCGGGCCTTTTCAAACTTTTGGAGAGCCTCTCCGCCTTCAGAGGCCGTCTCTACCTCCAGCCCCAGGTAAGAGAGGGCCTCGGAAAGGAGCACCCGGATGGACTCCTCGTCGTCCATCACCAGAGCCCTTCCCGAAAACCTTTGAGGCCGGGAAGGGACCTCCTTTTCCTCTGCAGGTCGCCCCCCTTCGCCTTTCGCGAGGGGGAGGCAAAGGCGGAAGGTGGTCCCCAGACCGGGGCTGGAGAAGACCTCCACTCGCCCCCCGTAACGCTCGACCACGCTTTTTACCACCGCAAGCCCCAGACCTGTACCCGCGGGTTTGGTAGTAAATCC
This portion of the Thermosulfurimonas marina genome encodes:
- a CDS encoding beta-barrel assembly-enhancing protease, with protein sequence MRRVLLLILLFFWALPALALMSPEEEAELGQKILSEIRAQAQIIEDPEITQYLERIGHRLLRQAGPHYFPFRFLVLKDSSLNAFALPGGYIFFTSGLIEEVDREDELAAVMAHEMAHVQARHVARRLEALKRLQIATAGLSLAGLLLGGGKAGSAVAVTSSALALTRALAYSRADEEEADRLGFEYLVKAGYDPAAFLSILEKITRHRWLLTETGPNYLLTHPAPPERITYLENLVRRYPSPKKTSGDPLYLRRLQVRLKVLTHDPGTLVVRYREALKLSEDPMLHYGLGLALARSRFFNEALHELSRVVQAFPDRDYFRLDLAQVYFEAGRYREAEAWLKDYLSRHPGNLRARWLLARTYQELRRPKEALSAFEALAEKLSDLPEFHYHYGRLLSETGHEGRAHYQFGRYFALKGDLRVARYHYRQALKYLPAKDPLREEIARKLKALDSHKS
- the groL gene encoding chaperonin GroEL (60 kDa chaperone family; promotes refolding of misfolded polypeptides especially under stressful conditions; forms two stacked rings of heptamers to form a barrel-shaped 14mer; ends can be capped by GroES; misfolded proteins enter the barrel where they are refolded when GroES binds), producing MAAKEIIYDVQAREKLLAGVDKLANAVKVTLGPKGRNVIIEKTFGSPTITKDGVTVAKEIELEDKFENMGAQMVKEVASKTSDVAGDGTTTATVLAQCIFREGSKLVAAGVNPMALKRGIDKAVEVVVKELEKLAKPCKDRQEIAQVATISANNDETIGNIIADAMDKVGKEGVITVEESKSLETYLDVVEGMQFDRGYISPYFVTDPDKMECVLEDPYILIHDKKISSMKDLLPVLEQVVRSGKPLLVIAEDVEGEALATLVVNKLRGVLNCCAVKAPGFGERRKAMLQDIAILTGGTLISEELGLKLENAQLKDLGRARRVVVTKEHTTIIDGAGKKEDIEARIKQIRAQIEETTSDYDREKLQERLAKLVGGVAVIYVGAATETEMKEKKARVEDALNATRAAVEEGIVPGGGTAYLRCLPALEKLLNEIEDNDEKQGVRIIMRALEEPLRQIAANAGFEGSIIVEKVKAEEGSRGFNAAKGEIEDLMASGVIDPKKVSRTALQNAASIAGLLLTTEAMVAEKPKKEEKTGAGAPPEF
- a CDS encoding ParA family protein, whose translation is MILALANQKGGVGKTTVAVNLAAALAERGRRVLLVDTDPQANASSGLGIRVSAERSLYAALVGRVPVEKLLVKTPFGLDLLPSSVELAGAEAEFLELPERERLLQRTLSPLFSRYHFVLVDLPPSLGILTVNGLCASQGVIIPLQCEYYALEGLSLLVRTLRRVREGLNRDLFLFGIILTMYDKRNRLSREVAEEVRRHFRGTVFEEMIPRTVRLSEAPSHGKPITVYDPRGPAAEAFRRLAKEVEERARQEKASG
- a CDS encoding DUF342 domain-containing protein — translated: MSVREELQKKGYQVGNFLLRTSKEEMEVWVEGGIPEGENWEELKRQMEDLGITGILERPEVREDGRVIVARGTPPVPGEDARLELLVDLSHGPREVDKHRVNFREMNLVVSVRAGTPVVKKIPPRPGQPGHNIWGEIISPPPVKDVDLIPGEGFRLDQENQVLIAERSGCVVEKQGRLSIEPTYTLEGDVDWESGNIRFFGEKLTISGGVKRGFRVEAEGEVEIGGGVEDAARIVVQGNLTIRGLIHGEKAYIECSGDAVLHSVEYATIKVGGNLTVRDYLLQARVKVGRNLTVVEGRGLVAAGEIQVGEEATVKVAGNDSFVPTVFRIGAPPDLYEEIEHLRGELSLLDETTEKLRKAVALGLKLKKEGKLTPEKLKILAKLQKVYGEKLRAQAEAQERLREKEEALKAYGEYTFKILERAFPGVRVFIGRHEHQVKELLQGPGEFYLEEGQVKFRPLSQEEAS
- the plsY gene encoding glycerol-3-phosphate 1-O-acyltransferase PlsY encodes the protein MFIGLLFVAGAYLLGSIPFALVVARPFGIDPRRAGSGNPGATNVARLLGKKWGALVLALDLGKALLPTALARAYLSGIPEGPWWVAATGLAAFLGHLFPVWLGFRGGKGVASAAGVLAVLCPKALALLLPVFVLAVALSGYVSVGSLAAAALAPLGVKFLYPEPAYFWMTLSMAILIWVKHRANLQRLLRGEEKSWRRA
- a CDS encoding ParB/RepB/Spo0J family partition protein; the protein is MPAKKKRLGRGLAALLPEAEGELREVPVEAILPSPFQPRRRFSEEDLQELAESIREKGVLQPLLVREVGAGTYELVAGERRLRAARMAGLREVPVLVKNFSDEEALAVALVENLQREDLNPLEEAEGYRRLMEEFGFSQEEVARRVGKDRSTVANALRLLRLPEEIKEDLWEGRLSAGHARALLALETPELMLAARREVLRRGLSVRETERLVRRLKEGPRPRKTPPEDPDLLALSEELSRLTGARVKVEMARGKPRLRLDFPGLEEAERFLERLRSLFLA